One Streptomyces sp. P9-A2 DNA window includes the following coding sequences:
- a CDS encoding ABC transporter substrate-binding protein: MDTNDQYGGHHDTRRTRTRHRSRTRGAAPRRVRLARAAGAAALALTAGLATPLDPAPRQARAADDGKRTLTVAVAQSVDSLSPFLAVRLLSTSIHRLTYEYLTNYDPEDNHVVPGLATRWKSSPDKLTWTYTIRSDSKWSDGEQATAEDAAWTFNTMMTDEGAATANGSFVANFEEVTAPSPTELVIRLKEPQATMTALDVPIVPRHVWEKVDDFSKFNNDKDFPVVGNGPFVLTDYKADSYVRLEANKDFWRGAPKFDELLFRYYKDQDAAVSALRKGEVSFVAGSPSLTPAQAASLGNEKNIKVNDAPGRRFYALATNPGARARNGEKMGDGHPSLLDQRVRNALFMAVDRKTVVDKVFQGHAVNGAGYIPPRYAQYFWEPSAGQELAHDPEKAARLLDEAGFERNGDGRRVGEDGKPLNYRILCHATDPNDKAIGKYLEEWWGDLGIGVTLDCLDNVTDPWLAGEYDLAFDGWSVNPDPDFVLSIHTCGALPATPEDTGATDNFICDKKYDELYARQLAEYDPAERANIVQQMESRLYDLGYMNVMAYPNAVEAYRTDQIESITTMPSKAGNIYGQDGYWSWWSAVPADSGEGSGGSSSTGVVVGIVAGVVVLAGLGVFVAMRRRATAGDRE, from the coding sequence ATGGACACGAACGATCAGTACGGCGGTCACCACGACACCAGGCGCACCCGCACCCGGCACCGGAGCCGTACGCGGGGTGCGGCCCCTCGCCGCGTACGGCTCGCCAGGGCGGCCGGCGCGGCCGCGCTCGCCCTCACCGCCGGGCTCGCGACCCCGCTCGATCCGGCGCCGCGGCAGGCCCGGGCGGCCGACGACGGCAAGCGGACGCTGACCGTCGCGGTGGCGCAGAGCGTCGACTCGCTCAGCCCGTTCCTCGCGGTGCGGCTGCTCAGCACGAGCATTCACCGGCTCACGTACGAGTATCTGACCAACTACGACCCCGAGGACAACCATGTCGTCCCGGGCCTGGCCACCCGGTGGAAGTCGTCCCCGGACAAGCTGACCTGGACGTACACCATCCGCTCCGACTCGAAGTGGTCGGACGGGGAACAGGCCACCGCCGAGGACGCGGCGTGGACGTTCAACACGATGATGACCGACGAGGGCGCGGCCACGGCGAACGGCAGCTTCGTCGCCAACTTCGAGGAGGTCACGGCGCCGAGCCCGACCGAGCTGGTCATCCGGCTGAAGGAACCGCAGGCCACCATGACGGCACTGGACGTGCCGATCGTGCCCAGGCATGTGTGGGAGAAGGTCGACGACTTCTCGAAGTTCAACAACGACAAGGACTTCCCCGTCGTCGGCAACGGACCGTTCGTCCTCACCGACTACAAGGCCGACAGCTATGTCCGGCTGGAGGCCAACAAGGACTTCTGGCGCGGGGCACCGAAGTTCGACGAGCTGCTCTTCCGGTACTACAAGGACCAGGACGCGGCGGTGTCGGCGCTGCGCAAGGGTGAGGTGTCGTTCGTCGCCGGGTCGCCGTCCCTGACTCCGGCGCAGGCGGCCTCGCTCGGGAACGAGAAGAACATCAAGGTCAACGACGCGCCCGGCCGCCGCTTCTACGCCCTCGCCACCAACCCGGGGGCGCGGGCGAGGAACGGCGAGAAGATGGGCGACGGGCATCCCTCGCTGCTGGACCAGCGGGTGCGCAACGCACTGTTCATGGCGGTCGACCGGAAGACCGTCGTCGACAAGGTGTTCCAGGGCCACGCGGTGAACGGCGCGGGCTACATCCCGCCGCGTTACGCGCAGTACTTCTGGGAGCCGTCGGCCGGCCAGGAGCTTGCCCACGACCCCGAGAAGGCGGCCCGGCTGCTCGATGAGGCGGGCTTCGAGAGGAACGGGGACGGCAGGCGTGTCGGCGAGGACGGCAAGCCGCTGAACTACCGCATCCTGTGTCACGCCACCGACCCGAACGACAAGGCCATCGGCAAGTACCTCGAGGAGTGGTGGGGCGATCTCGGCATCGGGGTCACGCTCGACTGCCTGGACAACGTGACCGATCCCTGGCTCGCCGGTGAGTACGATCTCGCCTTCGACGGCTGGTCGGTCAACCCCGACCCCGACTTCGTCCTGTCGATCCACACCTGTGGGGCGCTCCCGGCGACACCCGAGGACACCGGCGCGACCGACAACTTCATCTGCGACAAGAAGTACGACGAGCTGTACGCACGGCAGTTGGCCGAGTACGACCCCGCCGAACGGGCGAACATCGTCCAGCAGATGGAGTCACGGCTGTACGACCTCGGGTACATGAACGTCATGGCGTATCCGAACGCGGTCGAGGCGTACCGCACCGACCAGATCGAGTCGATCACCACGATGCCCTCGAAGGCGGGCAACATCTACGGCCAGGACGGCTACTGGAGCTGGTGGTCGGCGGTACCCGCGGACTCCGGTGAGGGTTCCGGCGGTTCGTCGTCGACGGGTGTGGTCGTCGGGATCGTCGCAGGTGTCGTCGTCCTCGCGGGCCTCGGGGTGTTCGTGGCGATGCGGCGGCGGGCCACGGCCGGGGACCGCGAGTAG
- a CDS encoding SCO5717 family growth-regulating ATPase — protein sequence MSSDRDGTHGGWATPGDGQPDAESAVETTGEFTIDYAPPAWYTQNASGSYEPKPESGARTEAGADSRAGTSYSPPASPGPVPPLPGLTPPPHAVGAPGPSSPPAPSSGAPFAPPAPAPGAPFAPPAPAPGAPFTPPAPPSGGPGAVPRLPMGSGFEPEPQSAPTPEPGSVVPPAAVPDLPVSGFGRDSGSGDLESGATIRLSAAALKQEIQSREAEAEAAPEADAGPETRSEPAGEHGLTGDDEPAGDTDELRDDVQDDEPAVASAPFAADGAEDGDTDIADASESSAKADEGDEHATNDDFGKPGTEPGAEAEAPEPGDAKPVSDEPVADAVLSAASATGAPRAPEDSVPASSGTSASVAWTPPAPPVVPPPSHPVAPAPASQWPAQPQQAPQTPPATPPAPVAPAPARPEDAGVSAQQPPQPPFQPQAPQPAPAAWNTLDGPTPPHPAPAPPTQQPQPPTPQAGYGFPQQQPPAPQEHPQQLGMPPQPQQPQAPQTGYGFPQPGAPLPGPGPQAGYGFPPAGPAPATPTPPAQPSGYGFPQQPPAPQEHPQQPGVPPHPHPQQPQAPQQGFPLQQSQPPQNPQAAVPPQHTAPHPPQAQPPVDPRTGAAWPQPIRHDQRQQTNPGAAPLGYTAAVELSSDRLLNSRKQKAKSSRPTAGGSRFKLGGKKEEAERQRKLELIRTPVLSCYRIAVISLKGGVGKTTTTTALGSTLATERQDKILAIDANPDAGTLGRRVRRETGATIRDLVQAIPHLNSYMDIRRFTSQAPSGLEIIANDVDPAVSTTFNDEDYRRAIDVLGKQYPIILTDSGTGLLYSAMRGVLDLADQLIIISTPSVDGASSASTTLDWLSAHGYADLVSRSLTVISGVRETGKMIKVDDIVSHFRTRCRGVIVVPFDEHLAAGAEVDLDMMRPKVREAYFNLASLVAEDFVRHQQSHGLWTSDGNPPPVAAPPLPGQYAPGQHTPGQYAPGSPYPGRQAPHPQQAPPPQQPPPQPQPGRQPYAPPPAQPGQPYPQPGHGQPPAQPGQPYPQPAPGRPYPQTPGYGYPQSGGPDQHGQPGGGQTPPPQGPPPQQ from the coding sequence GTGAGCAGCGATCGGGACGGGACGCACGGGGGCTGGGCGACACCCGGCGATGGCCAGCCCGATGCGGAGTCCGCCGTCGAGACGACGGGCGAGTTCACCATCGACTACGCGCCGCCGGCCTGGTACACGCAGAACGCTTCGGGGAGTTATGAGCCGAAGCCGGAGTCAGGGGCGAGGACGGAGGCGGGGGCGGATTCGAGGGCCGGCACCTCGTACTCTCCTCCCGCTTCCCCAGGGCCTGTTCCGCCGTTGCCCGGGTTGACTCCGCCGCCGCACGCGGTCGGTGCTCCGGGGCCTTCGTCCCCTCCGGCGCCGTCATCAGGGGCGCCTTTCGCTCCGCCCGCGCCCGCGCCGGGCGCGCCCTTTGCACCGCCCGCGCCCGCGCCGGGCGCGCCGTTCACGCCGCCGGCTCCTCCGTCCGGGGGGCCGGGAGCCGTGCCACGGCTCCCGATGGGCAGCGGGTTCGAGCCGGAGCCGCAGTCGGCTCCCACGCCCGAGCCGGGCTCTGTTGTTCCTCCTGCGGCTGTGCCGGATCTTCCGGTCAGCGGGTTCGGCCGGGACTCCGGCAGCGGTGACCTCGAGAGCGGTGCCACCATCCGCCTCTCCGCCGCCGCGCTGAAGCAGGAGATCCAGAGCCGTGAGGCCGAGGCCGAAGCCGCGCCCGAGGCGGACGCGGGGCCGGAAACGCGGTCGGAGCCCGCCGGTGAACATGGCCTGACCGGCGACGACGAGCCCGCCGGAGACACGGACGAACTCAGGGACGACGTCCAGGACGACGAGCCCGCCGTTGCCTCCGCCCCCTTCGCTGCTGACGGCGCCGAGGACGGGGACACCGACATCGCCGACGCCTCCGAATCGTCTGCGAAGGCCGACGAAGGCGACGAGCACGCCACGAACGACGACTTCGGCAAGCCGGGGACGGAACCCGGGGCCGAGGCGGAAGCGCCCGAGCCCGGGGACGCGAAGCCGGTGAGCGACGAACCTGTGGCCGACGCGGTGCTCTCCGCGGCCAGCGCGACCGGCGCGCCCCGCGCGCCTGAGGACTCCGTACCTGCCTCGTCCGGCACCTCGGCCTCGGTGGCCTGGACTCCCCCGGCGCCGCCGGTCGTGCCGCCCCCGTCGCACCCCGTCGCACCGGCGCCTGCGAGCCAGTGGCCGGCCCAGCCGCAGCAGGCGCCGCAGACTCCTCCTGCAACACCCCCGGCACCGGTCGCTCCCGCACCGGCGCGGCCGGAAGACGCCGGCGTGTCTGCCCAGCAGCCGCCGCAGCCTCCCTTCCAGCCGCAGGCGCCGCAGCCCGCGCCCGCCGCCTGGAACACGCTGGACGGACCGACGCCACCGCACCCGGCACCCGCCCCGCCCACGCAGCAGCCGCAACCGCCCACTCCGCAGGCCGGATACGGATTCCCCCAGCAGCAGCCGCCGGCGCCGCAGGAGCACCCACAGCAGCTCGGAATGCCCCCGCAGCCGCAGCAACCGCAGGCTCCGCAGACCGGATACGGCTTCCCCCAGCCGGGCGCGCCCCTCCCCGGCCCCGGCCCCCAGGCCGGTTACGGCTTCCCGCCCGCCGGTCCCGCCCCGGCCACCCCGACTCCCCCGGCCCAGCCGAGTGGTTACGGATTCCCCCAGCAGCCGCCGGCGCCGCAGGAGCACCCACAGCAGCCCGGAGTGCCCCCACACCCGCACCCGCAGCAACCTCAGGCTCCGCAGCAGGGGTTCCCGCTCCAGCAGTCCCAGCCGCCGCAGAACCCGCAGGCTGCCGTACCGCCTCAGCACACCGCGCCTCATCCCCCGCAGGCGCAGCCGCCCGTCGATCCGCGTACCGGGGCCGCCTGGCCGCAGCCCATCCGGCACGACCAGCGGCAGCAGACCAACCCCGGTGCCGCGCCGCTCGGTTACACGGCGGCGGTGGAATTGTCGTCGGACCGGCTGCTCAACAGCAGGAAGCAGAAGGCCAAGAGCAGCCGTCCCACGGCAGGGGGGTCGCGTTTCAAGCTGGGCGGCAAGAAGGAGGAGGCCGAGCGGCAGCGGAAGCTGGAGCTGATCCGCACTCCGGTGCTGTCCTGCTACCGGATCGCCGTGATCAGCCTCAAGGGCGGTGTCGGCAAGACGACCACGACCACCGCGCTCGGCTCCACGCTCGCCACCGAGCGGCAGGACAAGATCCTCGCGATCGACGCCAACCCCGACGCCGGTACGCTCGGCCGCCGGGTGCGGCGGGAGACCGGGGCCACCATCCGTGACCTGGTGCAGGCGATCCCGCACCTCAACTCGTACATGGACATCCGGCGGTTCACCTCGCAGGCGCCCTCCGGTCTGGAGATCATCGCCAACGACGTCGACCCCGCCGTCTCGACGACGTTCAACGACGAGGACTACCGGCGGGCGATCGACGTCCTGGGCAAGCAGTACCCGATCATCCTGACCGACTCCGGTACGGGTCTGCTCTACAGCGCCATGCGCGGCGTGCTGGACCTGGCCGATCAGCTCATCATCATCTCGACGCCGTCCGTGGACGGTGCGAGCAGCGCCAGTACGACGCTGGACTGGCTGTCGGCCCATGGGTACGCGGATCTCGTCTCACGGTCGCTCACGGTCATCTCGGGTGTGCGCGAGACCGGCAAGATGATCAAGGTCGACGACATCGTGTCGCACTTCCGGACACGGTGCCGTGGCGTGATCGTCGTACCGTTCGACGAGCATCTGGCCGCCGGGGCGGAGGTCGACCTCGACATGATGCGGCCGAAGGTGCGGGAAGCGTATTTCAACCTCGCGTCACTGGTCGCCGAGGACTTCGTCCGGCACCAGCAGTCGCACGGCCTGTGGACCTCCGACGGCAACCCGCCGCCGGTCGCCGCCCCGCCGCTGCCGGGCCAGTACGCTCCCGGTCAGCACACCCCGGGCCAGTACGCCCCGGGCTCGCCCTACCCGGGCCGGCAGGCACCGCACCCTCAGCAGGCCCCGCCTCCCCAGCAGCCTCCGCCGCAGCCGCAGCCCGGCCGGCAGCCGTACGCTCCGCCCCCCGCGCAGCCCGGTCAGCCCTACCCGCAGCCGGGTCACGGTCAGCCCCCGGCGCAGCCCGGTCAGCCCTACCCGCAACCGGCCCCGGGCCGGCCGTACCCCCAGACGCCCGGCTACGGCTATCCGCAGTCGGGTGGACCGGATCAGCACGGTCAGCCCGGCGGCGGACAGACGCCTCCTCCGCAAGGGCCGCCTCCGCAGCAGTAG